A genome region from Bacillaceae bacterium IKA-2 includes the following:
- the trpB gene encoding tryptophan synthase subunit beta, translating into MNYQFPDENGRFGQFGGKFVPETLMYALDELEKAFKEAMNEEAFLNQYLNELKVYSGRPTALTYAENISKYFNGAQIYLKREDLNHTGAHKINNAIGQALLAKRMGKKKIVAETGAGQHGVAAATVAAKFGLELKVFMGEKDIERQALNVFRMKLLGAQVIPVSSGSKTLKDATNEAIRYWAANVTDTSYLIGSVVGPHPYPRMVRDFQRVIGDEARQQFVELVGKLPNEIIACVGGGSNAMGMFYPFIEDDVTLVGVEAAGKGVNTSLHAATLTKGTKGVIHGSLTYLLQTDDGQIIEPHSISAGLDYPGVGPEHAHLKSIGRVEYESVTDEEAIEALQILSRQEGIIPAIESAHALAEAYKRAANLPKEETILVCLSGRGDKDVHTLMETLGGELNE; encoded by the coding sequence ATGAATTATCAATTTCCCGATGAAAACGGACGTTTCGGTCAATTTGGTGGCAAGTTTGTCCCTGAAACCTTAATGTACGCCTTAGATGAATTAGAAAAAGCGTTTAAAGAAGCGATGAACGAAGAGGCTTTTTTGAATCAATATCTAAATGAGTTAAAAGTGTACTCAGGGCGTCCAACAGCGCTAACTTATGCCGAAAACATCAGCAAATATTTTAATGGAGCACAAATATATTTAAAAAGAGAAGATTTGAATCATACAGGAGCTCATAAAATTAATAATGCGATTGGCCAAGCACTTCTTGCAAAGCGGATGGGTAAGAAAAAAATTGTTGCTGAAACCGGTGCAGGTCAACATGGTGTGGCAGCAGCCACAGTAGCAGCAAAATTTGGACTTGAATTGAAAGTTTTTATGGGTGAAAAAGACATTGAGAGACAAGCATTAAACGTCTTTCGGATGAAGCTATTAGGAGCTCAAGTGATACCGGTTAGTAGCGGTAGTAAAACGCTAAAAGATGCGACAAATGAAGCGATTCGTTATTGGGCTGCCAATGTAACTGACACATCTTATTTAATAGGTTCTGTTGTCGGACCACATCCTTATCCACGAATGGTTCGTGATTTTCAACGAGTGATTGGAGATGAAGCGAGACAACAATTTGTTGAGTTAGTCGGCAAGCTTCCAAATGAAATTATTGCTTGTGTCGGCGGTGGAAGCAATGCAATGGGTATGTTTTATCCGTTTATTGAAGACGACGTTACCCTTGTTGGGGTAGAGGCAGCAGGAAAAGGTGTTAACACTTCGCTTCATGCAGCAACCCTTACAAAAGGAACGAAAGGAGTTATTCACGGTTCACTTACGTATTTATTACAAACAGATGATGGTCAGATCATTGAGCCCCACTCTATTTCAGCAGGTTTAGATTATCCTGGTGTTGGTCCTGAACACGCCCATTTAAAAAGTATTGGGAGAGTTGAATATGAGAGTGTAACCGATGAGGAAGCAATCGAAGCTTTACAAATATTGTCTCGCCAAGAAGGAATCATTCCAGCGATTGAAAGTGCTCACGCCCTAGCAGAGGCATATAAGCGAGCAGCTAATTTGCCTAAAGAAGAGACCATTTTAGTCTGTTTATCAGGCAGAGGCGACAAAGATGTACACACATTAATGGAGACATTAGGGGGCGAGCTAAATGAGTGA
- the trpA gene encoding tryptophan synthase subunit alpha — MSETRLEKVTNSNRHLFIPFIMTGDPTPDLTVELALLMETSGADILELGVPYSDPLADGPVIQAAAIRALEQGMNLEKALKLVSRMREKGLSIPVIIFTYYNPVLQLGEEKLLKLMHENQIDGVLIPDLPFEESRSLAKRCDEEKLPLISLVAPTLKQRIKKIAESAKGFLYCVSSLGVTGVRKEIDPQINGFLEEVKKHSKIPVAVGFGISNPEQVENLRPHCDGVIVGSALVKMIESKKTEMLNKDTKEKAFIEIKTFVYSLISS, encoded by the coding sequence ATGAGTGAAACCAGACTAGAAAAGGTAACAAATTCCAATAGGCATTTATTTATTCCGTTTATTATGACGGGAGACCCAACCCCTGACCTAACTGTAGAGTTAGCATTATTGATGGAGACTAGCGGTGCTGATATTCTCGAATTAGGTGTACCTTATTCTGATCCATTAGCTGATGGCCCAGTTATTCAAGCCGCGGCGATAAGAGCTTTAGAACAAGGAATGAATCTAGAAAAAGCGCTGAAGCTCGTTTCAAGGATGCGCGAAAAAGGATTATCGATCCCTGTTATTATTTTTACGTATTATAATCCTGTTTTACAATTAGGAGAGGAAAAGCTACTGAAGTTAATGCATGAAAATCAGATTGACGGTGTTTTAATTCCAGACTTGCCATTTGAAGAAAGTCGAAGCCTAGCGAAACGTTGTGATGAAGAAAAGCTTCCGCTTATTTCTCTAGTTGCACCAACATTAAAACAGCGAATCAAAAAAATTGCAGAAAGTGCAAAGGGATTTTTATATTGTGTCTCCTCTTTAGGCGTGACAGGGGTTAGGAAAGAAATCGATCCCCAAATAAATGGATTTTTAGAGGAAGTTAAAAAACATAGTAAGATTCCTGTCGCTGTTGGATTTGGAATATCTAATCCTGAGCAAGTAGAGAATTTGAGGCCCCATTGTGATGGAGTTATCGTTGGCAGTGCTCTTGTAAAAATGATAGAATCAAAAAAGACTGAAATGTTAAATAAAGACACTAAGGAAAAAGCCTTTATAGAAATAAAAACATTTGTCTATTCGCTTATTTCGTCGTAA
- the hisC gene encoding histidinol-phosphate transaminase: MKVKQQLIGLSPYKPGKPIEEVKKEFNLTEVTKLASNENPFGCSSAAKEAIVQSLESLALYPDGYAAIIREDVANHLQVGEEQLIFGNGSDEVIQILCRAILTKGTNTVCASPSFPQYKHNAVVEGAEVREVESVNGVHDLDGMLKQIDENTRIVWVCNPNNPSGTYVSEDEFMRFLAKVPADVLVVSDEAYFEYVIADDYPKTLPLLNKYPNLMILRTFSKAYGLAALRIGYGIGQVDFIQKIEPAREPFNTSMLAQVAAVAALNDQGFIEECKQKNRQGLEQFYQFCDQQNLQYYPSQANFILIDIQKPGNEIFNYLLKRGFIVRSGEALGFPTCIRITIGSSKQNEAIISHLTKYLKEEV; this comes from the coding sequence ATGAAAGTGAAACAACAACTTATTGGCTTATCGCCATATAAACCTGGAAAGCCAATTGAAGAAGTGAAAAAGGAATTTAATTTGACAGAAGTGACAAAGCTTGCTTCTAATGAAAATCCATTTGGCTGTTCTTCTGCTGCCAAAGAAGCTATTGTTCAATCCCTTGAAAGTTTAGCGCTTTATCCAGATGGGTATGCGGCAATTATTCGCGAGGATGTGGCCAACCACTTACAAGTAGGTGAAGAACAACTTATTTTTGGAAACGGCTCAGATGAGGTAATTCAAATATTATGTAGGGCAATATTAACGAAAGGAACAAATACAGTTTGTGCGTCACCGTCTTTTCCCCAATATAAGCATAATGCAGTCGTTGAAGGAGCAGAAGTTCGCGAAGTTGAGTCAGTTAATGGGGTTCATGATTTAGATGGTATGCTGAAGCAAATTGATGAAAATACTAGGATCGTTTGGGTATGTAATCCAAATAATCCTTCCGGTACGTATGTTAGTGAAGATGAATTTATGCGATTTTTAGCGAAAGTTCCTGCTGATGTCCTTGTCGTAAGTGATGAAGCATATTTTGAATATGTGATAGCCGATGATTACCCGAAAACGTTACCGTTGCTTAATAAATATCCTAACCTAATGATTTTACGAACATTTTCCAAAGCATATGGCTTAGCGGCGCTAAGAATTGGCTATGGTATCGGACAAGTTGATTTTATTCAAAAAATCGAACCAGCAAGAGAGCCTTTTAACACATCGATGCTTGCTCAAGTTGCAGCTGTAGCAGCTTTAAATGATCAAGGTTTTATTGAGGAATGTAAACAAAAAAATCGTCAAGGACTTGAACAATTTTATCAATTTTGTGATCAGCAAAATTTACAATACTATCCTTCGCAGGCGAACTTTATTTTAATCGATATTCAAAAGCCTGGGAATGAAATTTTTAATTACTTATTAAAACGTGGTTTTATTGTTCGTTCAGGCGAAGCATTAGGCTT